A stretch of the Bacillus anthracis str. Vollum genome encodes the following:
- the hemB gene encoding porphobilinogen synthase — protein sequence MNSLQFNRHRRLRQSGGMRALVRETFLHTEDFIYPIFVLEGENVRNEVPSMPGVYQMSLDLLQAEMQEVVDLGIRSVIVFGLPAEKDEVGSSAYCDHGIVQRAIQQIKGEFPDLVVVADTCLCQFTSHGHCGVIEDGIILNDESLAVLAKTAVSQAKAGADIIAPSNMMDGFVTAIRHALDENGFGHVPVMSYAVKYSSAFYGPFRDAAHGAPQFGDRKTYQMDPANRMEAFREAESDVMEGADFLIVKPALSYLDIVRDVKNNFNLPVVAYNVSGEYSMIKAAAQNGWINEKEVVLEKLISMKRAGADLIITYHAKDAARWLQEGGAK from the coding sequence ATGAACTCTTTACAATTTAATCGTCATCGTCGCTTAAGACAAAGCGGGGGCATGCGTGCGCTTGTGCGTGAAACGTTTTTACATACGGAAGATTTTATTTACCCTATTTTTGTATTAGAAGGTGAAAATGTTCGTAATGAAGTACCTTCTATGCCAGGCGTATATCAAATGTCTTTAGATTTATTGCAAGCTGAAATGCAAGAAGTTGTTGATTTAGGTATTCGTTCTGTTATTGTATTTGGTTTACCTGCTGAAAAAGATGAAGTTGGATCATCAGCATATTGTGATCATGGAATTGTGCAACGCGCGATTCAGCAAATTAAAGGTGAATTCCCCGATCTAGTAGTAGTTGCGGATACATGTTTATGTCAATTTACAAGCCATGGTCATTGCGGTGTAATTGAAGATGGTATTATTTTAAATGACGAGTCTCTTGCAGTTCTTGCAAAAACAGCTGTAAGCCAAGCGAAAGCAGGAGCGGACATTATTGCGCCATCAAACATGATGGACGGATTCGTAACAGCAATTCGCCACGCATTAGATGAAAATGGTTTTGGACATGTACCAGTTATGTCGTACGCTGTGAAATATTCATCAGCATTTTATGGACCATTCCGTGATGCGGCACACGGTGCACCGCAATTTGGTGATCGTAAAACATATCAAATGGACCCAGCGAACCGCATGGAAGCATTCCGTGAAGCAGAATCAGATGTAATGGAAGGGGCAGATTTCTTAATTGTAAAACCAGCTCTTTCTTATTTAGATATCGTTCGTGATGTGAAAAATAACTTTAATTTACCAGTCGTTGCTTATAACGTAAGCGGTGAATATTCAATGATTAAAGCGGCAGCGCAAAATGGTTGGATTAATGAAAAAGAAGTTGTACTTGAAAAATTAATTAGTATGAAACGTGCAGGAGCAGATTTAATTATTACGTATCATGCAAAAGATGCAGCAAGATGGTTACAAGAAGGAGGCGCTAAATAA
- the hemD gene encoding uroporphyrinogen-III synthase, with product MNALAGKTVLITRAQHQAKQMSVAVKEKSGIPLEIPLLRMEGMFHRQIQHIAGQLHSYDWVIFTSKNGVAFFLDCLGKKLPVTTKIAAVGVKTKLELEKRGYHVDFVPTSFVAEAFAEEFVKRLSGNERILFPKGNLAREVIPVALREIGVSLDELIVYGTKVNIEKKQELIAALKLGKVDIITFTSPSTVTSFVRLLEGTNWREWTKKCTIACIGPITEKEASLYFPHVIMPKEYTVEALLQCVCESIK from the coding sequence ATGAACGCTCTCGCTGGCAAAACGGTATTGATTACACGTGCTCAGCACCAAGCAAAACAAATGAGTGTAGCGGTGAAAGAAAAGAGCGGAATTCCATTGGAAATTCCGCTTTTGCGTATGGAAGGTATGTTTCATAGGCAAATTCAACATATAGCAGGGCAGTTACATTCGTATGATTGGGTTATTTTTACGAGTAAAAATGGGGTAGCTTTTTTTCTAGATTGTTTAGGAAAGAAGCTACCCGTAACGACTAAAATTGCTGCAGTAGGCGTGAAAACAAAGTTAGAGTTAGAAAAGCGAGGCTATCATGTAGACTTTGTTCCAACTTCATTTGTTGCAGAAGCATTTGCAGAAGAGTTTGTAAAAAGATTAAGTGGAAACGAACGTATTTTATTTCCGAAAGGGAATTTAGCAAGAGAGGTAATTCCGGTTGCACTTCGGGAAATTGGTGTTTCTCTAGATGAGCTAATCGTATACGGTACGAAAGTGAATATAGAAAAAAAGCAAGAGCTTATAGCAGCATTGAAGTTAGGGAAAGTAGACATTATTACATTTACGAGCCCTTCAACTGTTACTAGTTTTGTTCGTTTACTTGAGGGTACAAACTGGAGAGAATGGACAAAAAAATGTACAATTGCTTGTATAGGGCCTATTACGGAAAAAGAGGCGAGCCTTTATTTTCCGCATGTTATTATGCCGAAAGAGTACACTGTAGAAGCATTACTACAATGCGTTTGTGAATCTATAAAATAA
- the hemC gene encoding hydroxymethylbilane synthase, whose product MRKIIVGSRKSKLALTQTNWFIDQLKALGLPYEFEVKEIVTKGDVILDVTLSKVGGKGLFVKEIEHALLTKEIDMAVHSMKDMPAVLPEGLMIGCTPKRVDPRDAFISKSGASYKELAEGAILGTSSLRRSAQLLAARPDLQVKWIRGNIDTRLRKLKEEDYDAIILATAGLQRMGWDNEVITEHLDETLCVPAVGQGALAIECREDDKDLLQLLAHINDAVTEKTVAAERVFLHKLEGGCQVPIAGYATITENDAIELTALVGSMDGSVLLKETVVGTDPEKVGLEAADRLIKQGAKELILAANKGQQ is encoded by the coding sequence ATGCGCAAAATTATTGTAGGGTCACGAAAGAGTAAATTAGCATTAACGCAAACAAACTGGTTTATTGATCAGTTAAAAGCGCTAGGTTTACCATATGAATTTGAAGTGAAAGAAATCGTCACAAAAGGTGATGTTATTTTAGATGTTACTCTTTCAAAAGTAGGCGGAAAAGGTTTGTTTGTGAAAGAGATTGAACATGCGTTACTTACGAAAGAAATTGATATGGCTGTACATAGTATGAAAGATATGCCGGCCGTACTTCCAGAAGGATTAATGATCGGTTGTACACCAAAGCGTGTTGACCCTCGTGATGCTTTTATCTCAAAAAGTGGAGCGTCGTATAAAGAGTTAGCAGAAGGCGCTATTTTAGGTACGAGTAGTTTAAGACGTAGTGCACAGCTGCTCGCTGCAAGACCAGATTTACAAGTGAAGTGGATTCGCGGAAATATCGATACACGTTTACGCAAATTAAAAGAAGAAGATTACGATGCAATTATTTTAGCGACGGCGGGATTACAAAGAATGGGCTGGGATAATGAAGTTATTACAGAACATTTAGATGAGACGTTATGTGTACCTGCTGTAGGACAAGGCGCATTAGCGATTGAGTGTCGTGAGGATGATAAGGATTTACTACAGTTGTTAGCGCATATAAATGATGCAGTAACAGAGAAAACAGTGGCAGCAGAACGAGTATTTCTTCATAAACTTGAAGGTGGATGCCAAGTTCCGATCGCTGGATATGCAACTATTACAGAAAACGATGCAATCGAATTAACAGCTCTTGTCGGGTCTATGGATGGTTCTGTTTTATTGAAAGAGACAGTAGTAGGAACTGATCCAGAGAAAGTAGGATTAGAGGCTGCGGACCGTTTAATTAAGCAAGGCGCAAAAGAACTCATTCTTGCTGCAAATAAGGGGCAACAATAA
- a CDS encoding cytochrome C assembly family protein: MSFLNNSIIYHIAIILYACSISLYFIDYFQSNRKANRFAFWLLSIVWVLHSIFMLLRATDSETNPLLTLLSGIYFYVWLLITMSLVINRFMRIDFLVFFTNVVAFGVSAFSIFTPLGKMSPVLAEQLVSELVYVHVGMAIISYATFTVSFIFSIMYLLQYRLLKKKKWNARLRRLGNLPKLESMSYGLNLFSVPFFLLAILLGCIWGYTKLDNFHWYDTKVIGSFVVLFVYCAGLYLRAADVLQGKKIVQWNIGAFLVMLINIFLLSSLSNFHFWYL, translated from the coding sequence ATGAGTTTTTTAAATAACAGTATTATTTATCATATTGCAATTATTTTATATGCTTGTAGCATTAGTTTATATTTTATAGATTATTTCCAAAGTAACCGAAAGGCGAACCGATTTGCTTTTTGGTTACTTTCGATTGTATGGGTTCTGCATTCTATTTTTATGTTGCTTAGAGCTACAGATTCAGAAACGAACCCTCTTTTAACCTTATTATCAGGGATTTATTTTTATGTTTGGCTATTGATTACGATGTCTTTAGTCATTAATCGATTTATGAGGATTGACTTTTTAGTCTTTTTTACAAATGTTGTCGCATTTGGCGTAAGCGCTTTTTCTATTTTTACACCGCTCGGAAAGATGTCGCCGGTACTTGCAGAGCAATTAGTTTCGGAGCTTGTATACGTACATGTCGGTATGGCTATTATTTCTTATGCAACTTTTACTGTATCGTTCATTTTTTCTATTATGTATTTATTGCAATATCGCCTATTAAAAAAGAAAAAATGGAATGCGAGATTAAGAAGGTTAGGAAATTTACCGAAGCTAGAATCGATGTCTTACGGATTAAATTTATTTTCTGTTCCATTTTTCTTACTAGCTATTTTATTAGGATGCATATGGGGATATACAAAATTGGACAATTTCCATTGGTATGATACGAAAGTAATCGGGTCTTTTGTCGTTCTATTTGTATATTGTGCGGGCCTATATTTACGAGCTGCAGACGTGTTGCAAGGGAAGAAAATCGTGCAGTGGAACATTGGGGCATTTCTCGTAATGCTAATTAATATTTTTCTATTAAGCAGTTTATCCAACTTCCACTTTTGGTATTTATAA
- the hemA gene encoding glutamyl-tRNA reductase has product MHILVVSVNYRTAPVEFREKLTFQAAELERAMTTLQNQKSVLENVIVSTCNRTEIYAVVDQLHTGRYYIKKFLADWFQLEIEEVAPYLTIFEQDGAIDHLFRVTCGLDSMVVGETQILGQIKDSFLEAQQVKATGTIFNELFKQVITLAKRAHSETTIGESAMSVSYAAVELGKKIFGELTDCHVLILGAGKMGELALQNLYGSGARKVTVMNRTLSKAEIMAEKYMGHAKPLSELQCALLEADILISSTGASDYVITKEMMTKVEKMRSGRPLFMVDIAVPRDIDPAIDELEGSFLYDIDDLQGVVEANRAERLKEAEKIQFMIEEEIVLFKTWLSTLGVVPLISALRDKALAIQSETMESLERKIPNLSDRERKVISKHTKSIINQLLKDPILVAKEIAAEEGADEKLALFAKIFDLEMEDVESRAEEVEHKRVWTPSVPSL; this is encoded by the coding sequence GTGCATATTCTTGTTGTTAGTGTAAATTATCGAACAGCCCCTGTAGAATTTCGTGAGAAACTCACATTTCAGGCAGCAGAGCTAGAGCGAGCAATGACGACATTACAAAATCAAAAGAGCGTGTTAGAGAATGTCATTGTATCAACTTGTAATCGTACTGAGATTTACGCTGTTGTCGATCAATTACACACGGGACGGTATTATATTAAGAAATTTTTAGCTGATTGGTTTCAGCTTGAAATAGAAGAAGTCGCACCATATTTAACTATTTTTGAACAAGATGGTGCAATAGATCATTTATTCCGCGTAACGTGCGGTTTAGATTCTATGGTAGTTGGAGAGACGCAAATTTTAGGTCAAATAAAAGATAGCTTTTTAGAAGCACAACAAGTAAAAGCAACAGGAACAATTTTTAATGAATTGTTTAAGCAAGTCATTACATTAGCAAAACGCGCGCACTCAGAAACGACAATTGGTGAAAGTGCGATGTCTGTTAGTTATGCTGCTGTTGAGTTAGGGAAGAAAATATTCGGCGAGTTAACAGATTGTCACGTGCTTATTCTCGGTGCTGGTAAAATGGGTGAACTTGCACTGCAGAACTTATATGGAAGCGGTGCTCGTAAAGTAACAGTTATGAATAGGACGCTTTCAAAAGCAGAAATAATGGCTGAGAAATATATGGGACATGCAAAACCTTTAAGTGAATTACAATGTGCATTATTAGAAGCTGATATTTTAATTAGTTCAACGGGTGCATCGGATTATGTTATTACGAAAGAGATGATGACAAAGGTAGAGAAAATGCGCTCTGGCCGTCCATTATTTATGGTTGATATTGCAGTGCCGCGTGATATTGATCCAGCGATTGATGAGCTAGAAGGTTCTTTCTTATATGACATTGATGATTTGCAAGGAGTAGTGGAAGCAAACCGTGCTGAACGTTTGAAAGAAGCAGAGAAAATTCAATTTATGATTGAAGAGGAAATTGTTTTATTTAAAACGTGGTTAAGTACACTTGGTGTCGTTCCGTTAATATCAGCTCTTCGTGATAAGGCACTTGCTATCCAAAGTGAAACGATGGAAAGTCTGGAACGAAAAATACCGAATCTTAGTGATCGTGAGAGAAAAGTAATTAGTAAGCATACGAAAAGTATTATTAATCAATTATTAAAAGACCCAATTTTAGTAGCGAAAGAAATAGCTGCTGAAGAGGGAGCAGACGAAAAATTAGCGTTATTTGCAAAGATTTTCGATTTAGAAATGGAAGACGTAGAGAGTCGTGCGGAAGAAGTAGAACATAAAAGAGTGTGGACACCATCCGTTCCATCTTTATAA
- a CDS encoding MarR family winged helix-turn-helix transcriptional regulator yields MTEDSLHLDNQLCFSIYACSREVTRFYRPYLEEMGITYPQYITLLVLWEQDGLTVKEIGERLFLDSGTLTPMLKRMESLNLVKRVRSKEDERKVCIELTEQGKDLQDKACSLPTTMATNLGITEQEYRSLLIQLNKLIETMKTINDRKGE; encoded by the coding sequence ATGACAGAAGATTCTTTGCATCTAGATAATCAACTTTGTTTTTCTATTTATGCTTGTTCTAGAGAGGTTACACGCTTTTACCGACCGTATTTAGAAGAAATGGGCATTACGTATCCACAGTACATTACTTTACTCGTACTATGGGAGCAAGATGGGCTAACAGTAAAAGAAATTGGAGAACGTCTATTTTTAGATTCCGGTACGTTAACACCTATGTTAAAACGAATGGAATCATTAAACCTTGTAAAACGCGTTCGTTCCAAAGAAGATGAGCGAAAAGTGTGTATTGAATTAACAGAACAAGGAAAAGATTTACAAGATAAGGCTTGTTCATTGCCGACAACGATGGCAACAAATTTAGGAATTACAGAACAAGAATATCGTTCTTTATTAATTCAATTAAATAAACTAATTGAAACAATGAAAACAATTAATGATAGAAAAGGGGAATAA
- a CDS encoding organic hydroperoxide resistance protein gives MDKLYTASVTATGGRNGKVVSDDGILNLDVKMPKALGGAGGEATNPEQLFAAGYAACFDSALQLVIRTKRVKVESTEVTAHVSIGKDTDGGFGLSAVLDVHVAGVSHSEAQELVEAAHGVCPYSKATRGNIEVTLNVR, from the coding sequence ATGGATAAATTATATACTGCTTCAGTAACTGCTACAGGTGGAAGAAATGGAAAAGTAGTATCAGATGATGGCATATTAAATCTTGATGTAAAAATGCCGAAAGCACTAGGTGGTGCAGGCGGAGAGGCAACAAATCCAGAACAACTATTTGCTGCTGGTTATGCTGCTTGTTTTGATAGTGCATTACAACTTGTCATTCGTACGAAACGTGTGAAAGTAGAAAGTACAGAAGTAACTGCTCACGTTTCTATCGGAAAAGATACAGATGGTGGTTTCGGCCTATCTGCTGTACTTGATGTACATGTCGCTGGCGTTTCACATAGCGAAGCACAAGAACTTGTAGAAGCCGCTCATGGCGTATGTCCTTACTCGAAAGCAACACGAGGAAATATTGAGGTTACATTAAATGTACGCTAA
- the ysxC gene encoding ribosome biogenesis GTP-binding protein YsxC, whose translation MKVTKADIVISAVKPEQYPDGDLPEIALAGRSNVGKSSFINKILNRKKLVRISSKPGKTQTLNFFLINEMMHFVDVPGYGYAKVSKTERAAWGKMIETYFTTREQLDAAVLVVDLRHKPTNDDVMMYDFLKHYDIPTIIIATKADKIPKGKWQKHLKVVKETLDIESGDEVVLFSSETGLGKEEAWKAIHKFTKTKNA comes from the coding sequence ATGAAAGTAACAAAAGCAGACATTGTAATTAGTGCTGTTAAACCAGAACAATATCCAGACGGTGACTTACCAGAAATCGCATTAGCAGGTCGTTCAAATGTCGGGAAGTCTTCCTTTATTAATAAAATTTTAAATCGTAAAAAGTTAGTACGTATTTCTTCTAAACCAGGAAAAACACAAACATTAAACTTCTTCTTAATTAATGAGATGATGCATTTTGTGGACGTTCCAGGTTACGGATATGCGAAAGTATCTAAAACGGAGCGCGCAGCTTGGGGTAAAATGATTGAAACGTATTTTACAACACGTGAGCAATTAGATGCAGCTGTATTAGTAGTTGATTTACGTCACAAACCAACAAATGATGATGTAATGATGTATGATTTCTTAAAGCATTATGACATTCCAACCATTATTATTGCAACGAAAGCCGATAAAATTCCGAAAGGGAAATGGCAAAAGCATTTAAAAGTTGTAAAAGAAACGCTTGATATTGAAAGTGGCGATGAAGTCGTTCTATTCTCTTCTGAAACAGGACTTGGAAAAGAAGAAGCATGGAAAGCAATTCATAAATTTACAAAAACAAAAAACGCGTGA
- the lon gene encoding endopeptidase La: MSSMNTNERIVPLLPLRGVLVYPTMVLHLDVGRDKSIQALEQAAMDENIIFLAMQKEMNIDDPKEDDIYSVGTVAKVKQMLKLPNGTLRVLVEGLHRAEVVEFIEEENVVQVSIKTVTEEVEADLEEKALMRTLLEHFEQYIKVSKKVSNETFATVADVEEPGRLVDLIASHLPIKTKQKQEILEIISVKERLHTLISIIQDEQELLSLEKKIGQKVKRSMERTQKEYFLREQMKAIQTELGDKEGKGGEVEELREKIEQSGMPEETMKAALKELDRYEKLPASSAESGVIRNYMDWLLALPWTDATEDMIDLAHSEEILNKDHYGLEKVKERVLEYLAVQKLTNSLKGPILCLVGPPGVGKTSLARSIATSLNRNFVRVSLGGVRDESEIRGHRRTYVGAMPGRIIQGMKKAKSVNPVFLLDEIDKMSNDFRGDPSAALLEVLDPEQNHNFSDHYIEEPYDLSKAMFVATANTLSSIPGPLLDRMEIISIAGYTELEKVHIAREHLLPKQLQEHGLRKGNLQVRDEALLEIIRYYTREAGVRTLERQIAKVCRKVAKIIVTAERKRIVVTEKNVVDLLGKHIFRYGQAEKTDQVGMATGLAYTAAGGDTLAIEVSVAPGKGKLILTGKLGDVMKESAQAAFSYIRSRAEELQIDPNFHEKNDIHIHVPEGAVPKDGPSAGITMATALISALTGIPVSKEVGMTGEITLRGRVLPIGGLKEKTLSAHRAGLTKIILPAENEKDLDDIPESVKENLTFVLASHLDEVLEHALVGVKQ; the protein is encoded by the coding sequence ATGTCTAGTATGAATACGAATGAAAGAATCGTACCCCTCCTACCATTAAGAGGCGTTCTCGTATATCCAACGATGGTTCTGCATCTTGATGTAGGACGTGATAAATCGATACAAGCACTAGAGCAGGCGGCAATGGATGAAAATATCATCTTTTTAGCAATGCAAAAAGAAATGAATATCGATGATCCGAAAGAAGATGACATATATAGTGTAGGTACAGTGGCGAAAGTGAAGCAAATGTTAAAATTGCCGAACGGTACGCTTCGTGTCCTTGTAGAAGGTTTACATAGAGCAGAAGTAGTAGAGTTTATCGAAGAAGAAAATGTAGTGCAAGTTTCTATTAAAACGGTAACTGAAGAAGTGGAAGCTGATTTAGAAGAGAAAGCACTTATGCGTACATTACTGGAGCATTTCGAACAATATATTAAAGTTTCGAAAAAAGTTTCAAATGAAACATTTGCAACGGTAGCTGATGTAGAAGAGCCAGGAAGATTAGTGGATTTAATTGCTTCTCACTTGCCAATTAAAACGAAGCAGAAACAAGAGATTTTAGAAATCATATCTGTGAAAGAACGATTACATACACTTATTTCAATTATTCAAGATGAACAAGAATTACTTAGTTTAGAAAAGAAAATTGGACAAAAAGTGAAACGTTCAATGGAGCGCACGCAAAAAGAATATTTCTTGCGTGAGCAAATGAAGGCGATTCAAACTGAACTTGGCGATAAAGAAGGCAAGGGCGGGGAAGTTGAAGAACTTCGTGAGAAAATTGAACAGTCAGGAATGCCTGAAGAAACAATGAAGGCTGCGCTGAAAGAATTAGATCGTTATGAAAAGTTACCAGCAAGTTCTGCGGAGAGCGGTGTTATTCGCAATTATATGGATTGGTTATTAGCACTTCCGTGGACAGACGCAACGGAAGATATGATTGATCTTGCTCATTCGGAAGAGATTTTAAACAAAGATCATTACGGTCTTGAGAAAGTGAAAGAGCGCGTACTGGAATATTTAGCGGTACAGAAGTTAACGAATTCATTAAAAGGGCCTATCCTTTGTTTAGTAGGGCCACCTGGGGTCGGAAAAACTTCGTTAGCGCGTTCTATTGCGACATCATTAAATCGTAATTTTGTCCGTGTATCCCTTGGTGGTGTGCGTGATGAATCTGAAATTCGTGGTCACCGTCGTACGTACGTTGGAGCAATGCCAGGACGCATTATTCAAGGTATGAAAAAGGCAAAATCAGTTAATCCAGTCTTCTTATTAGATGAGATTGATAAAATGTCTAACGATTTCCGTGGAGATCCTTCAGCAGCATTACTTGAAGTGTTAGATCCAGAACAAAACCATAACTTCAGTGATCATTATATTGAAGAACCATATGATCTATCGAAAGCTATGTTTGTAGCAACTGCGAATACACTTTCAAGTATTCCAGGTCCATTACTTGACCGTATGGAAATTATTTCGATTGCTGGCTATACAGAACTTGAAAAAGTTCATATTGCTCGTGAACATTTATTGCCGAAACAATTACAAGAGCATGGCTTACGAAAAGGTAATTTACAAGTACGTGATGAAGCGCTTCTTGAAATTATTCGCTATTATACACGTGAGGCTGGTGTTCGTACACTAGAGCGCCAAATTGCAAAGGTTTGTCGTAAAGTAGCAAAAATTATCGTTACAGCAGAACGTAAGCGTATTGTAGTAACAGAGAAAAACGTTGTTGATTTACTTGGTAAGCACATATTCCGTTATGGGCAAGCTGAAAAAACAGACCAAGTTGGTATGGCGACGGGTTTAGCGTATACGGCAGCAGGCGGCGATACACTGGCGATTGAAGTGTCCGTAGCGCCAGGTAAAGGGAAATTAATTTTAACAGGGAAACTTGGGGATGTTATGAAAGAATCCGCACAAGCAGCGTTTAGCTATATTCGTTCTCGTGCAGAAGAGCTTCAGATTGATCCGAATTTCCATGAGAAAAATGATATTCATATTCATGTTCCAGAAGGAGCAGTTCCAAAAGATGGACCGTCAGCAGGTATTACGATGGCAACGGCACTTATTTCTGCGTTAACAGGTATTCCTGTAAGTAAAGAAGTGGGGATGACAGGTGAAATTACACTTCGTGGTCGTGTATTACCGATTGGTGGTTTAAAAGAAAAAACATTAAGTGCTCACCGCGCAGGTTTAACAAAAATTATTTTACCGGCGGAAAATGAGAAAGATTTAGATGATATTCCAGAGAGCGTAAAAGAAAACCTTACGTTTGTGCTTGCATCTCATTTAGATGAAGTATTGGAGCACGCATTAGTAGGAGTGAAACAATGA
- the lonB gene encoding ATP-dependent protease LonB, translating to MSWTNIFLLVQLVFGVIVGLYFWHLLRNQRTQKVSIDRESKKELEQLRKMREISLTEPLAEKVRPTSFLDIVGQEDGIKSLKAALCGPNPQHVIIYGPPGVGKTAAARLVLEEAKRNPKSPFRTNATFIELDATTARFDERGIADPLIGSVHDPIYQGAGAMGQAGIPQPKKGAVTDAHGGILFIDEIGELHPIQMNKMLKVLEDRKVFLESAYYSEENTMIPTYIHDIFQKGLPADFRLVGATTRSPEEIPPAIRSRCLEVFFRELDTEEIQKVAKNAADKVEMQIGENGIEMIGMYARNGREAINLVQISAGMAINEERSFIKDEDIEWVVHSSQLTPKYEKHIYPIPRIGLVNGLAVYGPNTGALLEIEVTAIKAKDKGSVNVTGIVEEESIGSQTKSIRRKSMAKGSVDNVLTVLRSLDVLPEGYDIHINFPGGIPIDGPSAGIAMATGVYSAVHHTYVNNEVAMTGEISIHGEVKPIGGVYAKIKAAKKAGAKKVIIPAENMQPFLYTIKGIEIIPVRKLKEVFELTFMQENMHRELDIHTTIDETDAQSM from the coding sequence ATGAGCTGGACAAATATATTTTTACTTGTTCAACTTGTTTTTGGTGTAATTGTCGGATTGTATTTTTGGCATTTACTTCGAAATCAGCGAACACAAAAAGTTTCAATTGATCGAGAATCGAAAAAAGAATTAGAGCAGCTTCGTAAAATGCGTGAGATTTCTTTAACAGAGCCGCTTGCGGAAAAGGTGCGTCCTACATCCTTTTTAGATATTGTAGGGCAAGAGGACGGGATTAAGTCGTTAAAAGCGGCTCTTTGTGGCCCGAACCCGCAACATGTAATTATATATGGCCCACCAGGTGTCGGAAAGACAGCGGCAGCACGTCTTGTATTAGAAGAAGCGAAACGAAATCCAAAATCTCCATTTCGCACAAATGCAACATTTATTGAACTGGATGCGACGACAGCTCGGTTTGATGAACGTGGTATTGCAGACCCTTTAATCGGTTCGGTGCATGATCCAATTTATCAAGGTGCTGGTGCGATGGGGCAAGCGGGTATTCCGCAACCAAAAAAAGGTGCGGTAACAGATGCACACGGTGGTATTTTGTTTATTGATGAGATTGGTGAGCTACATCCGATTCAAATGAACAAAATGTTAAAGGTGCTAGAAGATCGAAAAGTGTTTTTGGAAAGTGCATACTACAGTGAAGAGAATACGATGATTCCAACGTATATACATGATATCTTTCAAAAAGGTTTACCAGCCGATTTTCGCTTAGTTGGGGCAACGACACGTTCGCCAGAGGAGATTCCTCCTGCTATTCGGTCGCGCTGTTTAGAAGTCTTCTTCCGTGAGTTAGATACAGAAGAAATTCAAAAAGTGGCGAAGAATGCAGCTGACAAAGTAGAAATGCAAATCGGTGAAAATGGTATTGAAATGATTGGCATGTATGCAAGAAATGGAAGAGAAGCGATTAATCTTGTACAAATTTCTGCTGGAATGGCAATAAATGAAGAACGTTCTTTCATTAAAGATGAAGATATTGAGTGGGTTGTTCACTCTAGTCAGCTTACACCGAAGTATGAAAAACACATTTATCCTATTCCAAGAATCGGTCTTGTAAATGGACTTGCTGTATACGGACCAAATACAGGCGCGTTATTAGAAATTGAAGTAACAGCAATTAAGGCGAAAGATAAAGGATCGGTAAATGTTACCGGAATTGTTGAAGAGGAAAGTATTGGTAGTCAAACGAAATCAATTCGCCGTAAAAGTATGGCGAAAGGTTCTGTAGATAATGTATTAACAGTACTTCGATCTCTAGATGTGTTGCCAGAAGGATACGATATACATATTAATTTTCCAGGTGGTATCCCGATTGATGGGCCTTCAGCAGGAATTGCAATGGCAACAGGTGTGTATTCAGCAGTGCATCATACGTATGTGAATAATGAAGTGGCGATGACTGGTGAGATAAGTATACATGGAGAAGTGAAACCTATCGGTGGTGTGTACGCAAAAATAAAAGCTGCGAAAAAGGCGGGAGCTAAGAAAGTTATTATTCCTGCTGAAAACATGCAACCGTTTTTGTACACAATAAAAGGAATTGAAATTATCCCTGTTCGTAAGTTAAAAGAAGTATTTGAGCTAACATTTATGCAAGAAAATATGCATCGAGAGCTTGATATACATACTACAATAGACGAAACAGATGCACAATCAATGTGA